In Pseudomonas flavescens, the sequence CGCTCAACTACATGCTGATCAGCAATTCCAAGTTCTGGGTCAGCATTCCGTATCAGGTGCGTGTGCAGCTCGAAGCGATCATCGAAGAGGTCAGCTTCAAGGTGAACCAGGACGCCGAAGAGCAGAACCGCAAGAGCCGCGAGCAGATCGTCGCTGGCGGTCGCAGTCAGATCCTGCCACTGACCCCCGAGCAGCGCAGCGCCTGGCGTGAAGCGATGCGGCCGGTATGGCAGGCGTTCGAAGCCGAGATCGGTGCCGACGTGCTGCGCGCGGCGCAGACGGTCAATCGTCGCTGATCGATTACGCCGGCTTAATGCGTACTCCTGTGGGAGCGGGCGGGGACGCATAGTCCATGCCCGCGATTCTTTCGCGCGCATGGCGCGCTCCCACACGAATTCGGGGCCAGAGGATGGGGCACAGTTCCTCAATGGTGGTGGGTTACACCCACGTGGCCCGACCCAAGCTACGAAGCGCGCAGCTCCTCCAGCAGCAAGCGGGCAGGTGACGACAGCGGCGAGCCATGGCGGCTGATCACGCCATAGGGCTCGCTATGCAGTGCCTGGGCAAGTTCCAGGCATGCCAGTTGGCCTGAGCGTGCCGCGTATTGAGCCGTTTCCCTTGGCATCAGGGCGACCAGGTTCGGGTCTTCCTGCAGCAGCATCAGGGTGGCGAAGGTCGAGGCGGTTTCCAGCGGGTAGCGCGGGAATTCCAGCTCGGCATCGCTGAACGCCCGCTCCAGCACCAGGCGCATCGGCATGTTCGCCGGGAACACCACCCAGCTGTAAGCGGCCAGCTGCGCCAGGCTCAGGCCCGGAGTGGCCGCCAGCGGGTGCGCGGGGTTGGCCACCACCTTCAGCTGTTCCTCGTGCAGGCTCAGGCAGTCGTAGTCGTCCGGTCTGCGGCTGACGCTGGTGCGGCAGATCGCCAGATCCAGGCGACCCTGGTCGATCAGGCTGAGCAGGCGTGCGCTGGTGTCCTCGACGATTTCCACCGACAGCTCCGGTTGGCGCGCCCGCAACCGCGACAGCGCGCGGGTCAGGTGCGGCACAGCGCCCATGATCACGCCCACCACCAGGCGGCCGCCCTGGCCTTGCAGAATGCCCAGCATTTCCTCGCGCAGGTGGGCCAGATCGCTGTGAATCAGGCGTGCATAGCGAATCGCGCATCGCCCCAGGTCATTGGCTTCCAGCCCCTGGCTGGTACGGGTGAACAGGCGCATGCCGAACGCCGACTCAATTTCGTTGAGCGCCTTGGTCGCGCCTGGCTGGCTGATCGCCACAGCGTCGGCTGCCTTGTGCAGCGAACCCTGTTCGTCGAGGGCGATCAGCAAGCGCAGCTGTTTCAGGCGCAGTCGGGAAACCAGAGCGGGTAGGGAAGCGATCATGGGGATAACCAATAGTTATTGCTTGATCAGAGGCTGTCATTAGGCAGGCTGGCGCTCGCTTCGTAAAGTCTGCTCTGTATCCCTATGGGCAAGCCATCCAACAAGAGAGACAAGCCATGCGACTGATCCAGTTCGAATCCACCGAAGGCCTGCGTCAGGTTGGCGTCGTCGAAGGCGATGCCGTCCGCATCGTTCGCGGCGTTGGCAGCACTCGCGAGCTGGCGTTGGCCGCCATCCGCGCCGGGCGCAGCCTGCAGGACGAAGTCGACAGCCGTGGCAGCGAGGCCGGCCCGGCTTATGAGGCGTTGCAGCAAGGCGGTCGTATCCTGCCGCCGCTCGATCACGAGGACCCGGCGCATTGCCTGATCACCGGCACAGGCCTGACCCACCTTGGCAGCGCCTCGACCCGCGACAAGATGCATCAGCAGAAGGCCCAGGACGAAGCCACCCTCACCGATACCATGCGCATGTTCCGCTGGGGGCTCGAAGGCGGCAAACCTGGCGCTGGCAAGGTGGGCGCGCAGCCGGAATGGTTCTACAAGGGCGATGGCGGCATCGTCGTGCGCCCCGGTGCCGACCTGCCGGTACCGGTGTTCGCCGAGGATGGCGGCGAGGAGCCGGAGCTGGTCGGTTTGTACGTCATCGGCGATGACGGCAAGCCTTACCGCCTCGGTTACGCGCTGGGCAACGAGTTCTCCGACCACGTGCTGGAGCGGCGCAGCTACCTGTACCTGGCTCACTCCAAGCTGCGTTTCTGTGCCTATGGCCCTGAGCTGCGCGTAGGTCAACTGCCAGCCCACCTGTCCGGCACCAGCCGCATTCATCGTGGCGGCCAGGTGTTGTGGGAGAAGGAGTTCCTCAGTGGCGAGGAGAACATGTGTCACAGCCTGGAGAACCTGGAGTTCCACCACTTCAAGTACCAGCAGTTCCTGCGTCCCGGCGACGTGCACGTGCATTATTTCGGAACCGCTACGCTGTCCTATGCAGACGGTATCAAGGCCCAGCCGGGCGATACCTTCGAGATCGAAATGAACGAGTTCGGCGCACCCTTGCGCAATGGGCTGGTGGCGGCCGACGAGCCGCTCGAGCCGGGCGGCGTGACTGCCCTGTAAACCATCCATCGTTATCCATGCCGGGGCCAGTTTTGGTCCCGCTTGGTTCTAACCAGGAGGAATATTTCATGTCCGTCAACGGCCATAACATCATCGGTGGTGCCTACAGCGCCCGCGGCTCCGTGAAACTGCAGAGCGTCGATGCCACCAGCGGTGAAACCTTGCCGTACGAATTCGTCGAGGCCACTGCGCAAGAGGTCGACGCCGCTGCCGAAGCTGCCGCCGCCGCCTACCCGACCTACCGCAGCCTGTCGGCGGGCAAGCGCGCGGATTTTCTCGACGCCATCGCCGACGAGCTGGACGCCCTGGGGGACGATTTCGTCGCCACCGTCTGCCGGGAAACCGCGCTGCCCGCGGGCCGCATTCAGGGCGAGCGCGGCCGTACCAGCGGGCAGATGCGCCTGTTCGCCACAGTGCTGCGCCGTGGTGACTTCTTTGGCGCGCGCATCGACCGCGCATTGCCGGATCGTCAACCGCTGCCACGCCCGGACATTCGCCAGTACCGCATCGGCCTTGGCCCGGTCGCGGTGTTCGGCGCCAGCAACTTCCCGCTGGCTTTCTCCACGGCCGGTGGTGACACCGCTTCGGCACTCGCCGCTGGCTGCCCGGTGGTGTTCAAGGCTCACCCCGGTCACATGGCTACCACGGCGCTGGTTGGCGCGGCGCTGCTGCGTGCTGCCGAGAAAACCGGCATGCCGAAAGGCGTGTTCAACATGATCTACGGGGGCATCGTCGGTGCCGCACTGGTCAAGCATCCCGCCATTCAGGCCGTCGGTTTTACCGGTTCGTTGCGTGGTGGCCGTGCTCTGTGCGACATGGCGGCAGCCCGCCCGCAGCCGATCCCGGTGTTCGCCGAGATGAGCAGCATCAATCCGGTCATCGTGCTGCCCGAGGCCCTCAAAGCGCGTGGCGCGCAAATTGCCGGCGAGCTGGCCGCGTCGGTGGTGCTGGGCGCTGGCCAGTTCTGCACCAACCCGGGCTTGGTGATGGGCATCCGCTCGCCGGCGTTCAGCGCCTTTCTGGAAAGCCTGACCGCCAAGATGGCCGACCAACCGGCGCAGACCCTGCTCAATGCCGGCGGTCTCGAGAGTTACGGCAAAGGCCTGGCGGCGCTCGCCGCACACCCCGGCATCACCCACCTGAGCGGGGCCAGGCAGGAGGGCAGCCAAGCGTGCCCGCAACTGTTCAAGGCCGATGTCGGTCTGCTGCTCGACGGCGACGAACGGCTGCAGGAGGAAGTCTTCGGCCCGACCACCATCGTCGTCGAAGTGGCCGACAAGGCCGAGTTGCTGACCGCCATCAAAGGGCTGCACGGACAGCTGACCGCGACCCTGCTCACCGAGCCGGGCGATCTGCCTGGCAGCGAGGAGCTGTTCGCACTGCTCGAACAGAAAGTCGGCCGCGTGCTGTTCAACGGCTACCCGACCGGCGTGGAAGTCTGCGACTCCATGGTTCACGGCGGCCCGTACCCGGCGACGTCCGATGCCCGTGGTACCTCGGTCGGCACCTTGGCCATCGACCGCTTCCTGCGCCCGGTCTGCTACCAGAACTGCCCGGACGCGCTGCTGCCCGACGCCCTGAAGAACGGCAACCCGCTGGGTATCGCCCGTCTTGTGGATGGCGCAAGCAGCCGCGACGCGCTGTAAGCACCACAGCAATACAGAAGCCGACCTGAGAGTCGGCTTTTTTATGGGCGGTGGATGGGTGTCGTTTGCCCGGCCACTCATGTGGGAGCGCGCCATGCGCGCGAAATCACGGGCATGGCCCGTTCCCACAGACACAGTGGTGTCAGCCGGTAGGGTGGATAACGCGAAGCTTATCCACCAATTACCTCAAAACCGCTGCCCCGCTGATCCCGCTCTGGCGTTGCCCCTGATCTTTGCCGGTGTTTAGCCGCGTGGCTTTGCGCGACACTAGGCGTATGAGTCCCGATGGAGCCGCCGATGAGTAGCGAAGACAAATTCACCCGCCAGACCCTTCTCGACGTACAGACCCTCACGCCCACGCTGTTCACCCTGCGTACCACCCGTGACGCGGGATTTCGTTTCCGCGCCGGGCAGTTCGTCCGCCTCGGTGTGGAAAAGGCCGATGGCACCGTCGTCTGGCGTGCCTACTCGCTGGTCTCGGCGCCCCACGACGAGCATCTGGAGTTCTTTTCCATCGTCGTGCCGGGTGGCGAGTTCACCAGCGAGCTGAGCCGTCTGCGTGCAGGCGACAGCTTGCTGGTGGAGAAGATGGCGACGGGCTACCTGACCCTCGACCGCTTCATCGATGGCCGCGACCTGTGGCTGCTGGGTAGCGGCACCGGTATCGCGCCGTTCCTGTCGATGCTGCAGGATTTCGAAATCTGGGAACGCTTCGAACGCATCGTGCTGGTGTACAGCGCGCGCTCGGTCGCCGAGCTGGCTTACCAGGAGATGATTCAGGGTTTCGCCGAACTCGAGCATCTGGCCGAATACGCCCACAAACTCACCTACCTGCCTGTGGTTACCCGCGAACAGGCGCCGGGTTGCCTGAATGCCCGCATCACCGAACTGCTCGACAGCGGTGAGCTGGAACGTGCCGCTGGTCTGGAACTGGCGCCTGAGCACTCGCGGCTGATGATCTGTGGCAACCCGCAGATGATCGACGATATCCGCCAGCGCCTGAAGGCCCGGGGCCTGAACTTGAGCCTGACCCGGCGCCCCGGACAGGTGGCCGTGGAAAACTACTGGTAAAGCGCCGTTACAAACTCAGCGCTTTCAGTGTGACTCGCGCTCCAGTAGATTGCGTGGTCTGTTTCCCACTATCCGGTCTTCATGGACAGCGACAGTAGACGATCGCCCTCGCCGTTATGGACGAGGGCGGTACTTCCCAAAGGCAGCGCCGCCCGGTGCAAGCCTTCCGCGCAGCCGAACGTTGCGCATTCTTCCCATCAGCCGAGACTTTCCGTGCCTGCCCCGTGCATGCGCGCCGCGTTCGGCTGCCTGCGTTTTTCCCTAGAGAGAGCTACACACTAAATGGAATGGATCGCTGATCCCACGGCCTGGTTGGGCCTGTTGACCCTGATCGTCCTGGAAATCGTTCTGGGCATCGACAACCTGGTGTTCATTGCCATCCTCGCCGACAAGCTGCCGCCCGAGCAGCGTGACCGTGCCCGTCTGATCGGTCTGAGCCTGGCGATGATCATGCGCTTGGGCCTGCTGGCCAGCATCGCGTGGCTGGTCACCTTGACCGAGCCGCTGATCGACGTGTTCGGCAAGACCTTCTCCGGCCGTGACCTGATCATGCTGTTCGGTGGTGTGTTCCTGTTGTTCAAGGCCACCATGGAACTGCATGAACGCCTCGAGGGGCGTACCCATCAGCATGCCGGCAGCAAGGTCTATGCGCGTTTCTGGCCAGTGGTGGCGCAGATCATCGTGCTCGACGCAGTGTTCTCTCTGGACGCGGTCATCACCGCCGTGGGCATGGTCGAGCACCTGCAAGTGATGATGATCGCCGTGGTGATCTCCATGGGCTTGATGATCGTGGCGAGCAAGCCGCTGACCGCGTTCGTCAACGCGCGCCCCACGGTGATCATGCTGTGTCTGGGCTTCCTGATGATGATTGGCTTCAGCCTGACGGCCGAAGGCCTGGGCTTCCACATTCCGAAGGGCTATCTGTACGCGGCCATCGGTTTCTCGATTCTGATCGAGCTGTTCAACCAGGTCGCTCGTTCGCGCCGCAAGCGCAGCCTGCAGGGCCAGCGTGGTCTGCGTGACCGCACGGCGCATGCGGTGATGCGCATGCTGGGCGGCAAGGTGCAGGCTGACGAAGTGGGCGAGGACATCGCCGACATGCTCGAGGGCGAGCAGGGTGAAACCGCACTGTTCGACCGCCGTGAGCGGGTGATGATCAGCGGCGTGCTGAATATGGCGGAGATGTCGATCCAGAAGGTCATGACCGACCGCATGGAAGTCGACCGCATCAACCTGGACGACGCCCCCGAAAAGATCCATCAGGCACTGCTCGACTCGCCGCACTCGCGCCTCGTGGTGACCCGCAACGACTCCCGTGATGAGCCCCTGGGCTACGTCCACAAGAAGGAGCTGTTCAAGGAGTTGCTCAAGGGCCAGCAGCCGGATATCGAGAGCCTGGTGCGTGCGCCGATCAATCTGCCGGACAGCTCCAGTGTGCTCAGTGCGCTGGAGCAGATGCGCCAGGGCTCTACTCACGTGGCTTTCGTGGTCAACGAGTTCGGTGGTTTCGAAGGGCTGCTGACCCTCACCGACATTCTCGAGGCCATTGCCGGTGAACTGCCGGATGCCAGCGAGGTGGATGGCCCGGATGTCGAGGAAGTGGAGGGCGGTTATCGCGTCAACGGTGCGGTCAACCTGGCGGTATTGCGCGATCGACTGGAATTCACCGCGCGCCCGACGGACGACTATCAGACCCTGGCCGGTCTGGCCATGAGCCTGCTCGACCGTCTGCCGCTGATCGGCGACAAGGTCGAGTACCTGGGCTGGGAGCTGACCGTGATCGAGGTCAAGGAGCGCCGGGTCACACGGGTGCTGCTGAAACCCGCAACTGGCGAATAGGCCATGTAAGCTGCCCGCATGAACGACAACGGCGCCCCTGAGGCGCCGTTGTCGTTTGCGGTAATTGGATCAATCCTTGCGCTGTTGATCCTTGAGCAGGTCGCGGATCTCGCCCAGCAGCAGTTCCTGCGGAGTCGGCGCGGGCGGTACCGATGGCGCCACGGCTTCTTCACGCTTGAGGCGATTGATCGCCTTGACGCCCATGAAAATGGCGAAGGCGACGATGACGAAGTCGATGACTGTCTGGATGAACTTGCCATAAGCCAGCACCACGGCGGGTAGTTCGCCTTCGGCGGCCTTCAGGGTGATAGCCAGGTCGGAGAAGTCCACCCCTCCGATCAGCAGGCCCAGCGGCGGCATGATCACGTCGCCGACGAACGACGAGACGATCTTGCCGAAGGCGGCACCAATGATGATACCGACTGCCATGTCGACGACATTGCCTTTGACGGCGAATGCCTTGAATTCGTTGATGATGCCCATTTACAACCCCCATTAGTCTGATTCGTGCAGTGAAGTGTAAATCACTACCGCCCGTCTGCCATACACCGCCTCCAGGCCGCGCGTATCGGTTGTGACCCCTCTGCCGGAAAATTGTCCGAATTGATTACAGGATTTATGCCCCTGGGAGGTTGGCGCAGATGCGTTGCGTGGCGCTCGACAGACGGTGGTCAGGCTGCGTGACTGGGTTGACGGGGATCAACATGCTGCCGCCTGCTGCGGATTACAGTCGCCTCCAACTCGTCCATCAGGAGGCATGGCCATGCACATCGACTATTGCGCGCAGTCAGAAACACAATCGCTGCAACGCCAGCTCAGCAATCCGTCCTATGCGGCGCTGGCCGAGCAGTACGACGATGTGGACCGACGCATCGCACGCATCGAGAACGGTATCGAGCGGCCTGATGGTATGCCGCTTTCGGCGCTCAAGCTGCGGCGCTCCGGTCTGCGCGAGGATCTGGCTCGGCAGGTTGGCAAGGCCGAAAATGGATGCTGCAACTGCGGCAAGCAGTGCGGAACCCGTAAATCGAACTAGCCTGGCGTTGAGCGAAGCGATACCCGGCGCTGTTTTGACCAACTGCGGTGGTAACGCCGGGATTGCTTTGCGGGTATCGCTGCGCTGAGGCGCAGGTTAGGGGTACAACACGAAGCGGCGCAGCCCGGGTTCATCAGGGGCTGGGTCCAGCTCCTTCACATTCTGCGGCAGTTCGCTCAGCACCTGCTTGCAGAAGGCGCTCGCCAGTTCGTCCTGCGCATAACAGCAGGTCAGCCAGGTGCGACCGTCGCTCACCACCTGCTGGAAAACCGCGCGCCCGATGCCCAGGCGGCGGTACCTGCGCAGAACGAACAGGTCGGCGAATTCCATCGTTGCCTCGCCCTGCTGATCGCAAGCCTCAAGCAACAGGAAGCCCGCGATGAAGCCATCCACCAGAATCAGCTGCGCGCTCCAGCCCTCGTCCTGCCAATAGCGCTGCAGGTGCGGTTGATGAACATAGAAGCGCCCGTCGATTTCGACGTCCTCCTGTTCCCAGTCCGAGGACTCGTAGGCGTAGAACTGGTAGAGGTTGTTGATCAGCGGCAGTTGCTCGGCGCTGGCGGGAACGAGTTCGATCGACATGGCAGGTATCTCGCGGGTAAGCGGTGCATTATC encodes:
- the araD1 gene encoding AraD1 family protein, with translation MRLIQFESTEGLRQVGVVEGDAVRIVRGVGSTRELALAAIRAGRSLQDEVDSRGSEAGPAYEALQQGGRILPPLDHEDPAHCLITGTGLTHLGSASTRDKMHQQKAQDEATLTDTMRMFRWGLEGGKPGAGKVGAQPEWFYKGDGGIVVRPGADLPVPVFAEDGGEEPELVGLYVIGDDGKPYRLGYALGNEFSDHVLERRSYLYLAHSKLRFCAYGPELRVGQLPAHLSGTSRIHRGGQVLWEKEFLSGEENMCHSLENLEFHHFKYQQFLRPGDVHVHYFGTATLSYADGIKAQPGDTFEIEMNEFGAPLRNGLVAADEPLEPGGVTAL
- a CDS encoding DUF465 domain-containing protein, with protein sequence MHIDYCAQSETQSLQRQLSNPSYAALAEQYDDVDRRIARIENGIERPDGMPLSALKLRRSGLREDLARQVGKAENGCCNCGKQCGTRKSN
- a CDS encoding ferredoxin--NADP reductase: MSSEDKFTRQTLLDVQTLTPTLFTLRTTRDAGFRFRAGQFVRLGVEKADGTVVWRAYSLVSAPHDEHLEFFSIVVPGGEFTSELSRLRAGDSLLVEKMATGYLTLDRFIDGRDLWLLGSGTGIAPFLSMLQDFEIWERFERIVLVYSARSVAELAYQEMIQGFAELEHLAEYAHKLTYLPVVTREQAPGCLNARITELLDSGELERAAGLELAPEHSRLMICGNPQMIDDIRQRLKARGLNLSLTRRPGQVAVENYW
- a CDS encoding LysR family transcriptional regulator; this encodes MIASLPALVSRLRLKQLRLLIALDEQGSLHKAADAVAISQPGATKALNEIESAFGMRLFTRTSQGLEANDLGRCAIRYARLIHSDLAHLREEMLGILQGQGGRLVVGVIMGAVPHLTRALSRLRARQPELSVEIVEDTSARLLSLIDQGRLDLAICRTSVSRRPDDYDCLSLHEEQLKVVANPAHPLAATPGLSLAQLAAYSWVVFPANMPMRLVLERAFSDAELEFPRYPLETASTFATLMLLQEDPNLVALMPRETAQYAARSGQLACLELAQALHSEPYGVISRHGSPLSSPARLLLEELRAS
- a CDS encoding aldehyde dehydrogenase (NADP(+)) — its product is MSVNGHNIIGGAYSARGSVKLQSVDATSGETLPYEFVEATAQEVDAAAEAAAAAYPTYRSLSAGKRADFLDAIADELDALGDDFVATVCRETALPAGRIQGERGRTSGQMRLFATVLRRGDFFGARIDRALPDRQPLPRPDIRQYRIGLGPVAVFGASNFPLAFSTAGGDTASALAAGCPVVFKAHPGHMATTALVGAALLRAAEKTGMPKGVFNMIYGGIVGAALVKHPAIQAVGFTGSLRGGRALCDMAAARPQPIPVFAEMSSINPVIVLPEALKARGAQIAGELAASVVLGAGQFCTNPGLVMGIRSPAFSAFLESLTAKMADQPAQTLLNAGGLESYGKGLAALAAHPGITHLSGARQEGSQACPQLFKADVGLLLDGDERLQEEVFGPTTIVVEVADKAELLTAIKGLHGQLTATLLTEPGDLPGSEELFALLEQKVGRVLFNGYPTGVEVCDSMVHGGPYPATSDARGTSVGTLAIDRFLRPVCYQNCPDALLPDALKNGNPLGIARLVDGASSRDAL
- a CDS encoding GNAT family N-acetyltransferase, which produces MSIELVPASAEQLPLINNLYQFYAYESSDWEQEDVEIDGRFYVHQPHLQRYWQDEGWSAQLILVDGFIAGFLLLEACDQQGEATMEFADLFVLRRYRRLGIGRAVFQQVVSDGRTWLTCCYAQDELASAFCKQVLSELPQNVKELDPAPDEPGLRRFVLYP
- the mscL gene encoding large-conductance mechanosensitive channel protein MscL is translated as MGIINEFKAFAVKGNVVDMAVGIIIGAAFGKIVSSFVGDVIMPPLGLLIGGVDFSDLAITLKAAEGELPAVVLAYGKFIQTVIDFVIVAFAIFMGVKAINRLKREEAVAPSVPPAPTPQELLLGEIRDLLKDQQRKD
- a CDS encoding TerC family protein, with product MEWIADPTAWLGLLTLIVLEIVLGIDNLVFIAILADKLPPEQRDRARLIGLSLAMIMRLGLLASIAWLVTLTEPLIDVFGKTFSGRDLIMLFGGVFLLFKATMELHERLEGRTHQHAGSKVYARFWPVVAQIIVLDAVFSLDAVITAVGMVEHLQVMMIAVVISMGLMIVASKPLTAFVNARPTVIMLCLGFLMMIGFSLTAEGLGFHIPKGYLYAAIGFSILIELFNQVARSRRKRSLQGQRGLRDRTAHAVMRMLGGKVQADEVGEDIADMLEGEQGETALFDRRERVMISGVLNMAEMSIQKVMTDRMEVDRINLDDAPEKIHQALLDSPHSRLVVTRNDSRDEPLGYVHKKELFKELLKGQQPDIESLVRAPINLPDSSSVLSALEQMRQGSTHVAFVVNEFGGFEGLLTLTDILEAIAGELPDASEVDGPDVEEVEGGYRVNGAVNLAVLRDRLEFTARPTDDYQTLAGLAMSLLDRLPLIGDKVEYLGWELTVIEVKERRVTRVLLKPATGE